The following proteins come from a genomic window of Anopheles ziemanni chromosome 3, idAnoZiCoDA_A2_x.2, whole genome shotgun sequence:
- the LOC131285505 gene encoding uncharacterized protein LOC131285505 has protein sequence MMDRNSLSGTLVSSFCRICTTNNDVDWSIYETLNEDEGTTNLHMMLVKLYPTVFNESQVLCDEALKWPTKICKECKAKVIESYKFYERCTKSARSLRTIASKEQPTTDTLQEEKDDHPAVIKMEFIECEEPIVPKEECDSDDHSSTYKRFYRSSPTEDVFSDTEDSRPAPTSIQSSSSSANKMEQIQSTKQNANLKASFTGTFLSGGENSKLKQSDKSGKYKTTIVYNLEKEMTISAQNMKTNQQTQDENDDPLAQIKMEFVECEELTELKKEYDPDDQISECRGFGSVSPTEDVFKNDEESCSSTANEPQLKPSISFCEDMIESESTAFSPSTVCYESPAERKPSNLRIALYVLHGVHTGSYCGAKYRRCLF, from the exons ATGATGGATCGGAACAGCCTTTCAGGAACGCTTGTATCGAGTTTTTGTCGCATTTGTACAACTAACAACGATGTAGATTGGTCCATTTACGAAACATTGAATGAAGATGAAGGCACGACGAACCTGCATATGATGCTGGTTAAGCTCTACCCAACAGTGTTCAATGAGTCGCAGGTACTCTGTGATGAAGCCTTGAAATGGCCAACGAAAATATGCAAGGAATGTAAGGCAAAAGTGATAGAATCGTACAAGTTCTACGAGCGCTGTACAAAGAGTGCACGTAGCTTGAGAACGATAGCTTCGAAAGAACAACCTACTACTGATACCCTACAAGAGGAGAAAGATGACCATCCTGCAGTGATTAAAATGGAGTTTATAGAATGTGAAGAACCTATTGTACCGAAAGAAGAATGTGACTCGGATGACCACAGTTCAACCTACAAAAGATTTTACCGGAGTTCACCTACAGAGGATGTTTTCAGCGACACTGAGGATAGTCGACCTGCACCTACTTCTATTCAAAGCAGTTCTTCATCGGCCAACAAAATGGAACAGATACAAAGCACCAAACAGAACGCAAATTTAAAAG CATCCTTCACTGGAACTTTCTTGTCTGGAGGAGAAAATTCCAAGCTAAAACAATCGGataaaagtggaaaatataAGACAACGATAGTTTACAACCTAGAGAAAGAAATGACCATATCAGCCCAGAatatgaaaa CAAATCAACAAACACAAGATGAAAACGATGATCCACTCGCACAGATCAAAATGGAGTTTGTAGAATGCGAGGAACTCACGGAGCTGAAGAAAGAATATGACCCGGACGACCAGATCTCAGAATGCAGAGGATTCGGAAGTGTTTCGCCTACAGAGGATGTGTTCAAAAACGATGAAGAGAGCTGTTCTTCAACTGCAAACGAACCGCAGCTAAAACCAAGCATAAGCTTTTGTGAAG ACATGATTGAAAGTGAAAGCACTGCTTTCTCGCCGTCGACGGTTTGCTACGAATCGCCCGCCGAACGTAAACCGTCCAATCTGCGCATAGCGCTTTACGTGTTACACGGGGTCCACACGGGGTCCTACTGTggggcaaaatatcgtcgatgtttgttttag